In the genome of Hippoglossus hippoglossus isolate fHipHip1 chromosome 9, fHipHip1.pri, whole genome shotgun sequence, the window TGAAGATGTGAAAAGCATTTAATACggtgtaatgtaatgtgtgacCTGATATGTAACAAATTGTAATAAATTCAACATATTTATTACAATGTGATcttacatatttaatatttacatatttattgatCATTTTCAGTGAGGCATAAAGTGACCCTGTGTCCGCCATGTACTCGTTTGACAGTTCGTACAGTGCTATCCAGTCCCAGCGTGATCATCATCACGAAGAAGATGATGGCGAAGAAGGTTGATCCCATCATGTTTGCGATGGCCTCCGGGTATGTGATGAAGAGTAAACTTGGTCCTGGAGAGCACGAAAAGATCAGGGTGAGTATTATTTATCGAGTTTTTTTCTTGTCgtgatttgattttctttctctccctgacCTTTATCCCTGGCTACATCCTCGACCTCCACCTTCCTCATCTCTGCCATGTAGCCCAGCACTGTGAAGATCACGAACCCGGACACGAAGCTGGTCAGACAGTTCACCAAACTTGTCACGATGGCGTCACTGTTGAGGAGGGAAATACACCCTGTTAAAGGACATGCAGCACGACACTCCCTGTACTCGTcaggttgttttcatttctttcagagCTGCTCTTCCAGTGTAGTGTTGTCTGCAGTGAAAACCAGTCAGTAGCCCGCTGACCTCTCTGACCTATTTCTAATGGATTCATTTTGAGACTCTCTTCAGCTTTGTTATCTTTGTGCGAAGACATGAAAACAGTGCTGTTAGCAACCACAGACAACCTGCAACAACACTAATGAGCTGCCCTCCACTGAAgcatgtgtgatgtgtgtttattcCAGATATAAAACTATCACACCAATGTTAACAGTGATGGAGTAATTACTGTCTATCTCCAGaagtagggttagggttagctaCTTTCAGCTACTGTAAGGTAACAAATATTTATTGCAAATATATcagataatacattttttgccaGCTTTTAAAATGAGCTGCTAACAGAACATTTTCATATGTATAAGATATGTATCTGATCCAAATACATTTATGAAAGTttatacatgaataaataaacatctgtgtgaAAAACCTTCTTCTCCAGCTGCAAACAACTGGATCTGTTACCTGTTTTTCCGAAAGCACTTCACATTAAGATGATTAACGAAGAAATTTGTAGGTATGTTGCCGATGAAATGTACTTTTCTGATATATTTATTAACCAGCCTCTGCTTATCAAGGACTTTTCATGCAACAAACATTGGTTTTCACGAGTTAGTGTGTCATTGATCCCTGGATGTTGCGTGGCAGTTCTTACCGATAGCAGTTATTAGTGAAAGGGTTGTAGCTGGAGAGAGCCAGCAGGACCCCGAACCCTGGCCCCAGAGAGAAGAATATCTGAGCTGCAGCATCCACCCACACCTGGAGAAGGCAAAAAAGATGGAGACCTCAATATCTGGGACTCTAACTGCAACTGAAATTGCTATGCATTTGTCAcagcacaaaaatataaatgtctgcctctcctctctgtgattTAACATCGTCCAGTGATCCTTTACTTACTTCTCTTATTAGCGCTCGGAGCCCCTTGAATATAATTTAGCAAACAGAGCTGTGTTGTCTGAGCCATCGCTGCTGCACAGCTGTACGCAGCGAGATCTGAAGAGCAGCACGCACTTGGCATTAAAGAGAAGGGGACAGCGTGGATGTTggtgagtgagacagaaagcGAGGCCTTTGTTAATGGGCAGAAAATCTAAACCAATTATGCATCTTATTATGCCGCTCTGTGGCTTATTTATGCATCTCATTTCGTCTCATCCATATTCTCATCCGACCAGAGCACTCGCTGTGTTTAGCAAACAAGAGGAAGATAAGGGTGTTTCatggatctaaaaaaaaaaaaaactataaaggGACAAGTGGgtagatataaataaatgtgtacaCTATATTAAACTACTGACTCTTGGAAGTTCCAGATGTGTTGATTCAACAAGTTATTACTCATCAGGACCAGTAAAGAAACTCAGGCCCATGCATTTAAGGGGTATTTCATTTTGTCTTACAGATTTCTTCCTCTTTGGAAAATATAAGCAGTGAAATTAAgcattttattccatttaaattttgtattaATCATAAATCTGCACTTATGTGAAAACTCTCTAAATGAAATAGATCAGAAAAGAGATAAGTTGTCTGTTAATGATGTTAATTACTAAGAAGtagctgagaaaataaaagcataaaaaacatctgtcatGTGTAACCGGAatgatttgatcaaataaaacatattgaaataataatatataataacttTGTTGTGAAATCAACTTTTTCTCTTTACCTGAGGCAAACCAAGCTTGttcaattcatcattttaaatcattcCATTATTTATCGATATTAATTTTGAAATTTTACCAATATAGTATTTTATCTATATCAGTCTATATGTATTTACACATTCATATGGGTCCTGATCATACTTTTCTTGTTAGAAATGATTGAATCGTGTCTTTTTCTGATGAACCGACAGTGTACAACTCACACTGGTCTCCAGGAGCTTCCCCCACTGGGGCTTCAGGTAAAACACCACACCTCTCCAGGCTCCTGGCAGAGTGGCTCCTCGAATCAGGAGGATGAAAAGCACGATGTAGGGTAAAGTGGCGGTCACCCACACTACCTGATGTGGAAGAAAGAGGTATATCAGGAAGAGACGAGAGAAATGAGATCTTCTATATCATTATGGTTTTTGAGCAACTGCTGTTTTCCACCTTTCCTGATGTCTTCACGCCCTTCCACAGGCTGAAGTACACGATGGTGAAAATGAGGAAAAGGCAGAGCATCAACTGCCAGCGAACACCCCCGACGTTTTCCAGCCCTGTGGACTTGTGGATCTCAAGAACGTTCCTCCTGTTGAgatgaaacataaaacatcaAGTGTTCCGAGGCCAAAATAACATTTATCCTACAAAACCCCCAGTGGACGATAACTGTGTGGAGTGTTACTGTAAAGCTATTTATACATGCGGTTTCTGTTACTCACACTTACATGCACTTACGTGTAAAATTCCTCTGCGGGAGACCTGGAGGAATTTGTCCAGGTGACGTTGTCTACGCCAAAGTAGTTGGTGCAGTCTGGGGTGTTCCACACGTTGTCGCAGTTTGTCCAAGGCAAGATGCTGCTGAAAGAGGAGTAGAAGTAGAAGAGGGCCCAGGCGATGATGGTGTTGTAGTAGAAGGACACGTACAGAGCGATGATGCAGATGGCATATCCAATACCTGAAAGAGAGCAGAAAGTTGGGgataaaagattaaaacaaGCCTGTAAGCAGTTGGATTTTAAGCCTCAGATTTGCCAAAGCAACTGGATATATGGACGTGCATTTTGAGCATCATTGCAGCTCGAGGCCTTACCTTTGAAAATAGGACAGATGTGTTTCCATATGGATATGGCTCCGGTTCTGTGGAACTGCCCCAGTGCCAGCTCCATGTAGAAGAGCGGCACACCACCGAAGATGGCCATCAAAATGTAGGGAATGAGGAAAGCCCCTGCACAGAAATGCATCAGCTCACATGCTATGTCATAAAATGCAAGGATGAGGATTTCACAGAGCTCGAGTCTGATTtaaagtgtgacatttttataaaaatgttaaataaatgtactgTTCATTGGCCTCATTTTCTTGATTTAATCGTTGTATAAAATATTTAGAGgatatttaaattcaaatgggGGGTGTACAAGtcaaaatctttattttaacagaACAGAGACATGGtacaattaatatttttttgaaaaatagaaatgaaCTCACTTCTGCAACACATACTCTATTTTCCTATAAAATGATAAAGTCTGcacagtttttttattcaaaacagAGACATAGTACaattaatattttctttaaaaaaatacaaattgacCCACTTCTGTAGCACATactctattttttttatcaaattaaaaagtctgcactttttttttcagtttttcaatcTTCTTTAAATGTCTGCTCATGCTTTTCAGTCCAGTAGTCAtatgtttaattttctttttcgTCGTTTGAATCTTGTCCTTTGACCCCTTTATGTAATTTGAGTGGTCTCCTCTAACAACACGATTGGCTGCTGTGATGTAACCACTCAGTTGCTGATGTACAAGTAAAGTACAATGTATTCCCAATAAAATGCATAACGACTGCCAATAAGTGCAGAAAGTAAAGACCCAccataaaaaacacagttttctgGACCATTGCTAAAAAAAAGTGATCAGATCAAATTAGATGCTGTGTCACAGGAAATGTGGGAAAGTGAACTTTTTAGTGAACTTTGATTGTGACGTGAACAGACGCacatttcagcaccatggacagttttttttaaattatctattttaaataatttcgATCATAAATTCTGAGATTTGAtcgatttaaaaacattatttttaaaccaaataTCTCCACGCAGAAGACTCCTAGTTAAACAAAACTTAACTTTTCAAATACGTCTCTGGACACAACTCACCACCACCGTTTTGATAACATACGTAAGGAAACCTCCAAACATTCCCCAGGTCCACCGCAAAGCCAATGACAGACAAGAGGAAATCCATCTTTTTGCTCCATTTGTCCCTGGAGTCCGTCTGCGTGATGGCCGGCACCGGGACGGCGTTGTTGTTGGGGCTGTAGCCCGGGTTAGGGGAGCCCTGGTGGGTCAGAGTGCCGGCCATGACCGCTGAGTCCTGTCGGGCCATCGGACTGTGAAAagtcagagagaggagcagctccacagaggaggtggaggaggaggaggaggaggttgctCCTGCACAGATGACAGGGAGCAGTGGGAGGAGTTGGGTGATAGTAAAGATTAGAGATGTACCTCTCAGTGGCGACACATCACAGCTTCTCTGCTTTTACCAACTAAAGCTTTTAACACTGAGCTCCGGCTGATCGAGAGGCTCTAAATCGATTGTGTTATTGCTGATCAATAACATGGATCTCTTCGTAGTGCACTTGTAGTTTTTACAGGGGGTTGGACTGAATAGATTCTCAGTGAGttcacagcagctgaaacaacTTGTTGACAGTTATTCTTTAATCTACATCCCTTCATCTATGAGCTTCTTGTAGAACATaatgattttttcccccattaaaGCAACAGGTTGTCCAGCACAGAAAACATTCGATTTATTTCAGTTCTTCATCACACTGTGCTTCATTTGCTGAAATCAACTTTTTATCCTTCTAGTGAAACTTACACAcagtattatcattattatctgATCCATTCAGACTTTCCACTTTGAGTATTTACTTTATAGTGTGCCCAATTACATTTTAGAtgaatatatttagtttttatattacaaatatgttgtttcttgtgtgtttgaagaagtattctacattaaaataaacatttcacagtgatacattaataaacattaaacCTGTAGATCTGATCCTTCAATAAGTTCATCTCAGATTTATGTTGTGAGGCTTTGGAGGGGGCTCCTCTTCGAGGTTGAGGACCACTggattgaaataaatatatataaataatatatattattaataataataataatgtattataaTAATTGTATATAAGTAGTAGTAAATACGAGTTGAGGTCATCTCTACTGAGAAATTGATATTGTGGAATATATTAGAGTTAATTTATAATGAGTTCTTACACTATTCAATCCATCATTGTATGAAAACTGCTAAAGCCTTAGTTGCTTCTTAAGGCTGCCAGTCCTCTGATGTCTCATCTCTGGCAGTAAAATTATGACTAATGAATTATGCCCAACAAAGTTTAGACTAGTATGACAGTAATGGCTTTCCAGATGTATGTCTACTGTTCATCATACTTTGATAACAATTACATGACAGAGCTGATTATTCACATGATGATCACAGAATGTGTTAGATCAATGATTTCTGGCTCTGCAGTGTAATATAAGACTAATAGGAAATCACATTGTGAGATATCTAACAAGGAATTTGAGATTCCATACAATTTTAataatacatgaaaaaaaaccatATTGTTAAAAAAGCATTGTTACAAGAGGTCAGTTTAGCAGCTCTACAGGAGCTTTCAAACCTATAATATGATCTTGTACTGCTTCTTCATGCTGCCTGCACTTTAATGTTAAACATGTTCTCCAACGTGTTCAGTTTACATCTtcatatctttatttacagtttttattttcaatgttaaGTCAAGTAATGTCACTTATCTCTATGGTGTAGACCCATTATAA includes:
- the slc6a4b gene encoding solute carrier family 6 member 4b isoform X2, translated to MEQKDGFPLVCHWLCGGPGECLEVSLRAFLIPYILMAIFGGVPLFYMELALGQFHRTGAISIWKHICPIFKGIGYAICIIALYVSFYYNTIIAWALFYFYSSFSSILPWTNCDNVWNTPDCTNYFGVDNVTWTNSSRSPAEEFYTRNVLEIHKSTGLENVGGVRWQLMLCLFLIFTIVYFSLWKGVKTSGKVVWVTATLPYIVLFILLIRGATLPGAWRGVVFYLKPQWGKLLETSVWVDAAAQIFFSLGPGFGVLLALSSYNPFTNNCYRDAIVTSLVNCLTSFVSGFVIFTVLGYMAEMRKVEVEDVARDKGPSLLFITYPEAIANMMGSTFFAIIFFVMMITLGLDSTFGGLEAIITAVLDEYPDHFSNRRELFVLGLVIVCFMGSLSTLTNGGAYVVKLLEEFGVGCSIIAVGFLEAIAVSWFYGIQRFSRDVEAMLGKAPGLFWKVCWVAISPAFLAYIIVSSLLKAPPLTLFDYKYPDWSIIVGYLIGFSSFMWIPIYMVYKLVWTPGSLKQRLAVCLRPERTIPDIHADSLNMASVP
- the slc6a4b gene encoding solute carrier family 6 member 4b isoform X1; translated protein: MARQDSAVMAGTLTHQGSPNPGYSPNNNAVPVPAITQTDSRDKWSKKMDFLLSVIGFAVDLGNVWRFPYVCYQNGGGAFLIPYILMAIFGGVPLFYMELALGQFHRTGAISIWKHICPIFKGIGYAICIIALYVSFYYNTIIAWALFYFYSSFSSILPWTNCDNVWNTPDCTNYFGVDNVTWTNSSRSPAEEFYTRNVLEIHKSTGLENVGGVRWQLMLCLFLIFTIVYFSLWKGVKTSGKVVWVTATLPYIVLFILLIRGATLPGAWRGVVFYLKPQWGKLLETSVWVDAAAQIFFSLGPGFGVLLALSSYNPFTNNCYRDAIVTSLVNCLTSFVSGFVIFTVLGYMAEMRKVEVEDVARDKGPSLLFITYPEAIANMMGSTFFAIIFFVMMITLGLDSTFGGLEAIITAVLDEYPDHFSNRRELFVLGLVIVCFMGSLSTLTNGGAYVVKLLEEFGVGCSIIAVGFLEAIAVSWFYGIQRFSRDVEAMLGKAPGLFWKVCWVAISPAFLAYIIVSSLLKAPPLTLFDYKYPDWSIIVGYLIGFSSFMWIPIYMVYKLVWTPGSLKQRLAVCLRPERTIPDIHADSLNMASVP